A genomic region of Pyrus communis chromosome 14, drPyrComm1.1, whole genome shotgun sequence contains the following coding sequences:
- the LOC137715253 gene encoding uncharacterized protein, whose protein sequence is MASSSFCSSLPTTAARISSKTQFVSGLKSKKLILGSRSLVKPLRLFSSVRRVMGSSASSPDRAQGTGVGDYKSVSDQEWKEKLTEEQFYVTRKKGTERAFTGEYWNTKTKGTYHCICCDTPLFESSTKFDSGTGWPSYYQPIGDNVKSKLDLSIFIMPRTEVLCAACDAHLGHVFDDGPPPTGKRYCINSASLKLKPE, encoded by the exons ATGGCGTCTTCTAGTTTTTGTTCGAGCTTACCCACAACAGCTGCTCGCATTTCCTCCAAAACCCAGTTCGTATCTGGCTTGAAAtccaagaaattaattttgGGTTCCCGATCTTTGGTCAAACCCCTGAGGCTTTTCTCCTCTGTTCGTCGTGTAATGGGTTCATCTGCTTCTTCCCCAGACAGAGCTCAag GGACAGGTGTTGGTGATTACAAATCTGTAAGTGATCAAGAATGGAAGGAGAAACTCACAGAGGAACAGTTTTACGTTACTCGTAAAAAGGGAACCGAGAGGGCTTTCACTGG GGAATACTGGAATACGAAAACTAAGGGAACATACCATTGCATATGTTGTGACACACCTCTTTTTGA ATCATCTACCAAATTCGATAGCGGAACTGGTTGGCCATCCTATTACCAGCCCATAGGTGACAATGTGAAGTCCAAGTTAGACTTGTCTATATTTATCATGCCTCGAACTGAAGTTCTTTGTGCCGCTTGTGATGCTCATCTCGGCCATGTCTTCGATGATGGTCCACCACCAACAGGAAAGCGTTACTGTATCAACAG TGCCTCCCTGAAACTAAAGCCAGAGTAG
- the LOC137715098 gene encoding actin-related protein 4-like, which produces MYGGDEVSAIVLDLGSHTCKAGYAGEDAPKAVFPSVVGSIDQMEVDATEMENNSGSAVDPKNNSKSLDSDKAKGKRKLYVGSQSLGYRRDHMEVLSPIKDGVVVDWDAVEGIWDHAFRECLLVDPKEHPMLLAEPSLNTQQQRERTTELMFEKYKVPALFLAKNAVLTSFASGRATSLVVDGGGGSTTVAPVHDGYVLQKAVLSSPIGGEFLTDCLTKSLESKGMTIKPRYSFKRKETRPGEFQVVDVDFPNTTESYRLYSQRIIASDIKECVCRAPDTPYDEIAYSNIPMTSYELPDGQTIEIGADRFKIPDILFNPSLAQTIPGMEHFADIAPAVRGLPQMVIESINKCDVDIRRELFSSILLAGGTASMQQLKERLEKDMLEESPQAARVKVLVAGNSTERRFSVWIGGSILASLGSFQQMWFSKAEYEEHGASYIQRKCP; this is translated from the exons ATGTACGGAGGCG ATGAGGTATCAGCTATCGTGCTCGACCTCGGCTCGCACACTTGCAAAGCCGGCTATGCCGGTGAAGATGCGCCAAAAGCTGTCTTCCCTTCG GTTGTCGGGTCAATTGATCAGATGGAAGTTGATGCAACTGAAATGGAAAACAATTCTGGATCTGCTGTAGATCCAAAGAATAATTCAAAATCTCTTGATTCTGACAAAGCCAAGGGAAAACGCAAGTTATATGTAGGATCTCAATCCTTAGGGTACCGTCGGGATCATATGGAG GTGCTGTCACCCATAAAGGATGGAGTTGTTGTTGACTGGGATGCTGTGGAGGGTATATGGGACCATGCTTTTAG GGAATGCCTATTGGTTGATCCTAAAGAGCATCCAATGCTACTTGCAGAGCCATCTTTGAACactcaacaacaaagagaaag GACAACAGAACTTATGTTTGAAAAGTACAAAGTTCCTGCCTTATTTTTGGCCAAGAATGCT GTTCTCACATCATTTGCATCAGGCCGTGCTACCTCATTAGTAGTTGATGG TGGTGGAGGATCAACTACAGTTGCTCCAGTTCATGATGGCTATGTTCTTCAAAAG GCTGTGTTATCTTCTCCTATTGGAGGAGAATTTCTTACtgattgtttgacaaaaagTTTGGAAAGTAAAGGAATGACG ATTAAACCCAGATATTCTTTCAAGAGAAAAGAAACGCGACCTGGAGAGTTTCAG GTAGTCGATGTTGATTTTCCAAATACCACGGAAAGCTACAGACTCTATTCCCAG AGGATAATTGCTAGTGACATTAAAGAATGTGTGTGTAGAGCCCCGGACACTCCATATGATG aAATCGCGTATTCAAACATTCCAATGACCTCATATGAGCTCCCTGATGGCCA GACAATTGAAATCGGTGCTGATAGATTCAAGATTCCTGACATTCTATTTAACCCATCATTGGCTCAG ACAATTCCTGGTATGGAGCATTTTGCAGATATTGCTCCCGCTGTTCGTGGTCTTCCACAAATG GTTATCGAGAGCATTAACAAGTGTGACGTGGACATCCGTCGTGAATTATTTAGTAGCATACTG CTTGCCGGTGGCACAGCATCAATGCAACAGCTAAAGGAACGCCTTGAGAAAGATATGCTGGAG GAGTCTCCTCAAGCTGCTAGAGTCAAAGTATTGGTGGCCGGCAATTCAACAGAAAGGCGATTCAG TGTTTGGATAGGCGGAAGTATATTGGCATCTCTTGGTTCATTCCAGCAAATGTGGTTCTCCAAGGCTGA GTACGAGGAGCATGGGGCTTCTTACATACAACGAAAGTGCCCTTGA